A stretch of bacterium DNA encodes these proteins:
- a CDS encoding DNA polymerase III subunit alpha has protein sequence MHLHLHSFYSFLAGTLSIDRIIEQAGKAGYTALALTDTNNVTGVMEFYVKCRNAGIKPVIGAELRAGGVRAVALAKNWDGYAAICTALTELVVSHPPARVVTDSDASDTSEVPEDTEGNPLALLRDILRTHCDENVILLCSHEWLLSSLGDSRSECCIELLKHEEGKWPSLQRLGKERGFPLVAANDVYFGAPGGRKLHGMLRAIATNTTLGTLPQGVLAPETAYFIGEEEFQRWFKHVPEALAQRQRIIDACTTEFDTTTSKFTRFHDVPDSAKLDRLRTLTEEGFRFRYPNASHEARERIEKEFVIIRDLGFVDYFLVAWDLVRYAKHRNYPYVGRGSGANSIIAYCLQITNVDPIELDLFFERFLNPERKSPPDFDIDFSWRNRDEIIDYALAKYGSDRTAMICTISTFNPRGALREIGKVLGFSAAEIKQITSLLPAYGSVRDLADEGSPVHRQVGSVLRSPYGKDWSRAAFAILEFPNHYGIHSGGVILAPERMTRYTATQIAPKGVRITQQDMFSMEDWRLEKLDILSTRGLGTFEDTMQEVRRRTGKLPPVMNYKIACEDTRTKDIMRRGETVGCFYVESPAMIQLLKKLRTDTFEMLTAASSIIRPGVAQSGMMQAFIERFHDSSKINPPHPKMAELLRSTYGVMVYQEDVIKVAHFIGKLSLGEADLLRRAMSGKMRSHEAMRALKETFFRGCIREGIAEPIVQEIWRQMESFAGYSFCKAHSASYAVLSFQEAYLKAHYPALFLCSVLNNQGGYYRPEVYVQEARRLGLRVLLPDVNVSDELHYCPDDRSIQLGFLHIKGLSERSQLKILAERRENGKFTEFDDFLARSGASFEDVGILVRCGACDCFQEDRPALMVRTRLYFNRQRRNDNAPALQLHFDSFDDELEQLESYSPSQIAQIELETFTYTVSTHVLSHFAEELRNTVKADALERFVGRRVQVGGWMIAAKLTRTRKGERMMFINLDDSVGRIDVVLFPRCFSEYAHLLRTAGPFIIYGRVAKEYDVINIVAERVTLLKKE, from the coding sequence GTGCATCTCCATTTACACAGCTTCTATTCCTTTCTCGCCGGAACGCTCTCCATTGACCGCATCATCGAGCAGGCAGGAAAGGCGGGGTATACTGCGCTCGCTCTGACCGACACCAACAATGTCACCGGCGTCATGGAGTTTTACGTCAAGTGCCGAAACGCGGGTATCAAGCCCGTCATCGGTGCCGAGCTTCGTGCAGGCGGGGTGCGTGCCGTCGCGCTGGCGAAAAACTGGGACGGCTATGCCGCAATCTGCACGGCACTCACCGAGCTGGTCGTGTCACATCCTCCGGCCCGGGTCGTCACGGACAGTGACGCATCGGATACGTCGGAGGTACCTGAGGACACGGAAGGCAATCCGCTGGCTCTGCTGCGTGATATTCTTCGTACGCATTGCGATGAGAATGTGATACTCCTTTGTTCGCATGAATGGCTCCTTTCTTCCCTCGGAGACAGTCGTTCGGAATGCTGCATCGAGTTGCTCAAGCACGAGGAGGGGAAATGGCCCTCGTTGCAGCGGCTGGGAAAGGAGAGGGGGTTTCCGCTTGTCGCTGCCAATGATGTGTATTTCGGAGCACCTGGGGGACGAAAACTGCACGGCATGCTGCGCGCCATTGCGACGAATACGACACTGGGAACGCTTCCCCAGGGTGTGCTGGCACCGGAGACCGCGTATTTCATCGGGGAAGAAGAATTTCAGAGATGGTTCAAACATGTGCCGGAAGCGCTTGCGCAGCGGCAGCGTATAATCGATGCATGCACGACCGAATTCGATACGACCACCAGCAAATTCACCCGGTTTCATGATGTTCCCGACTCTGCGAAGCTCGATCGGTTACGCACGCTGACCGAAGAGGGTTTTCGTTTTCGCTATCCGAACGCTTCGCACGAGGCACGTGAACGAATCGAAAAAGAGTTTGTCATTATACGCGACCTGGGGTTTGTGGATTATTTCCTCGTGGCGTGGGACCTGGTGCGCTACGCGAAGCATCGCAACTATCCGTATGTGGGACGCGGGTCCGGAGCCAACAGCATCATCGCATACTGCCTGCAGATTACGAACGTCGATCCGATTGAACTCGATCTGTTCTTCGAGCGCTTCCTCAATCCGGAACGTAAATCTCCACCCGATTTCGATATCGATTTTTCCTGGCGCAACAGGGACGAAATCATCGACTACGCGCTTGCGAAATACGGCAGCGATCGTACCGCGATGATATGTACGATATCCACCTTCAATCCCCGTGGCGCACTGCGAGAGATAGGGAAAGTGCTTGGCTTCAGTGCTGCGGAAATCAAACAGATTACTTCGCTGCTGCCTGCCTATGGTTCGGTCCGGGACCTGGCGGATGAAGGGAGTCCTGTACACCGCCAGGTCGGTTCGGTGCTGCGGTCTCCATACGGGAAGGACTGGTCGCGTGCCGCATTCGCCATCCTGGAGTTCCCAAATCACTATGGTATCCATTCCGGGGGAGTGATACTGGCTCCCGAGCGGATGACGCGATATACGGCGACTCAGATTGCGCCGAAAGGCGTGCGCATTACGCAGCAGGATATGTTTTCCATGGAAGACTGGAGGCTGGAGAAGCTCGATATACTCTCCACACGCGGACTCGGGACATTTGAAGATACCATGCAGGAGGTACGCAGACGAACCGGGAAACTGCCGCCGGTGATGAATTACAAAATTGCGTGTGAGGACACGCGCACGAAAGACATCATGCGGCGGGGTGAAACCGTGGGCTGTTTCTATGTGGAATCTCCGGCCATGATTCAGCTGCTGAAAAAACTTCGCACTGATACCTTTGAAATGCTTACTGCCGCGAGTTCCATCATTCGTCCCGGGGTCGCGCAGTCCGGCATGATGCAGGCCTTCATCGAGCGTTTCCACGACAGTTCAAAGATCAATCCCCCGCATCCAAAGATGGCGGAACTGCTTCGCAGTACCTACGGAGTCATGGTGTACCAGGAGGACGTCATCAAGGTCGCACATTTCATCGGCAAGCTGAGTCTCGGTGAGGCGGATCTTTTGCGGCGGGCCATGTCGGGTAAAATGCGCTCGCACGAAGCCATGCGGGCGTTGAAGGAAACATTTTTCAGGGGATGTATCCGGGAAGGGATTGCAGAGCCGATCGTGCAGGAAATCTGGCGGCAGATGGAATCCTTCGCGGGGTATTCCTTCTGCAAGGCGCATTCGGCCTCCTACGCCGTGCTTTCCTTCCAGGAGGCGTATCTCAAAGCGCATTACCCGGCACTGTTTCTCTGCAGCGTGCTCAACAACCAGGGCGGCTATTATCGTCCGGAAGTATACGTGCAGGAGGCGCGGCGGCTCGGACTCCGTGTGCTGCTGCCCGATGTGAACGTGAGTGACGAACTGCATTACTGTCCCGACGACCGCAGCATTCAACTCGGGTTCCTGCATATCAAAGGACTCAGTGAACGGAGTCAGCTGAAAATCCTCGCTGAGCGGAGGGAGAACGGGAAGTTCACGGAATTCGACGATTTCCTCGCACGCTCCGGTGCGAGCTTTGAAGACGTCGGTATCCTCGTGCGCTGCGGTGCCTGCGACTGTTTCCAGGAAGATCGTCCCGCCCTCATGGTGCGCACGCGCCTGTATTTCAACCGGCAACGGCGCAACGACAATGCCCCCGCACTGCAGCTCCACTTCGATTCATTTGATGACGAACTCGAACAGCTCGAGTCATATTCTCCTTCACAGATCGCACAGATCGAGCTGGAAACCTTCACATACACTGTGTCGACGCATGTCCTTTCCCATTTCGCTGAAGAACTGCGCAACACGGTGAAAGCCGATGCGCTTGAACGCTTTGTCGGCCGTCGAGTGCAGGTGGGAGGCTGGATGATTGCAGCCAAGCTTACGCGCACACGCAAGGGAGAACGCATGATGTTCATCAATCTCGACGATTCGGTGGGACGTATCGACGTGGTGCTGTTCCCCCGGTGTTTTTCAGAATACGCGCATCTGCTTCGCACTGCGGGACCGTTCATCATTTACGGGCGGGTGGCGAAGGAATATGACGTCATCAACATAGTCGCGGAACGTGTCACGCTGCTGAAGAAGGAATAA
- a CDS encoding MFS transporter: MNDDAAHSQTVTGEERFQTGKIVMISLAHMVHDVYSSFLAPLLPLLIDKLGMSYGLAASLSVVQRLPSLLNPVVGALAERMSVRYFIIVSPGLTAIVMSLIGAAPHYAVLVFLLLIMGVSATLFHVPSPVMIRRVAGKRTGRGMSYYMLGGEFARSIGPLVILGAVSIWGLEGTWRLMPFGIAASVVLYFQFHRIRISDQFRARREGLRIRDTFREHRRFLLLMSGMLLFQSLLKSALTAFLPTLMTEEGASVWMGGGYLSILQFAGAAGTFMAGGFSDRFGRKRTLLISAVSGPVLLWIFLFLDGAPGIAALVLLGLAIFAPMPVMLALVQDQDAERPVFLNGVYMGLSFLLGAVGVQLVGAAGDILGLRTTFNVTAFLALLSIPCILMLNERPKQSH; the protein is encoded by the coding sequence ATGAATGACGATGCAGCACATTCGCAGACTGTGACCGGGGAAGAGCGCTTTCAGACAGGGAAAATTGTCATGATCTCCCTGGCGCATATGGTGCACGATGTGTATTCAAGCTTTCTTGCGCCACTGCTGCCGCTGCTGATCGACAAACTGGGCATGTCGTACGGACTCGCCGCTTCCCTCAGTGTGGTACAGCGGCTGCCATCGCTGCTTAATCCCGTCGTCGGCGCACTGGCTGAGCGCATGAGTGTGCGCTACTTTATTATCGTTTCACCGGGACTGACGGCGATCGTCATGAGCCTTATCGGTGCGGCACCGCATTACGCGGTACTGGTGTTCCTGCTGCTGATAATGGGAGTGAGCGCGACGCTGTTTCATGTCCCTTCACCCGTGATGATACGCCGGGTCGCCGGGAAACGCACCGGCAGGGGGATGAGCTATTACATGCTCGGGGGGGAGTTTGCGCGGAGTATCGGTCCACTCGTCATTCTCGGGGCGGTATCGATCTGGGGACTGGAGGGCACATGGCGGCTCATGCCTTTCGGAATCGCCGCATCCGTGGTGCTGTATTTTCAATTCCATCGCATTCGCATTTCCGATCAATTTCGTGCCCGACGTGAGGGATTGCGCATCCGCGATACGTTCAGAGAGCATCGCCGTTTCCTCCTGCTCATGAGTGGTATGCTGCTGTTCCAGTCCCTGCTCAAATCCGCTCTGACAGCATTTTTACCGACGTTGATGACTGAAGAAGGGGCTTCGGTATGGATGGGTGGTGGATACCTTTCCATCCTCCAGTTCGCCGGAGCTGCGGGGACGTTCATGGCAGGGGGATTTTCAGATCGCTTCGGACGGAAGCGCACGTTGCTGATATCCGCCGTTTCCGGTCCCGTCCTTCTCTGGATTTTCCTCTTTCTGGATGGTGCCCCCGGTATCGCCGCACTGGTGCTTCTCGGACTCGCAATCTTCGCACCCATGCCTGTAATGCTGGCGCTCGTGCAGGATCAGGATGCAGAGCGTCCGGTCTTTCTCAATGGCGTGTATATGGGACTGAGCTTTCTGCTCGGCGCCGTCGGTGTTCAGCTCGTAGGCGCCGCGGGCGATATCCTCGGCCTGCGCACCACCTTCAATGTCACAGCGTTCCTTGCCCTGCTATCCATTCCCTGCATTCTCATGCTCAATGAACGTCCAAAACAGTCTCATTGA
- a CDS encoding outer membrane beta-barrel protein — protein sequence MRTAACIALLLLSLPAFAQSQGMMRFYRMAYSVSGFYSNGGSNTDISQQVGKSGSEWDSEQIQLSTRNGYFAARSFLVGVELNWRQNSGELRPSPNPDAYRMESHERRLFIGPLFRWYQLLTHRWYLYPEVSVGYSHYYGETEESSRTLTQLPASTSARGVAVHAGAGIGYFMTRHLVFDASLRYMRAWRTGEYEVPALPDRDVTMDEYDIELLFGFQVMI from the coding sequence ATGAGAACCGCAGCATGCATCGCACTTCTGCTTCTCAGTCTCCCCGCATTCGCACAGTCCCAGGGCATGATGAGATTCTATCGCATGGCCTACAGCGTCAGCGGGTTTTACAGCAATGGGGGCTCGAATACCGACATTTCCCAGCAGGTCGGGAAGTCCGGGTCGGAATGGGATAGCGAACAGATTCAGCTCTCCACCCGCAATGGATATTTCGCGGCGAGGAGCTTTCTCGTGGGCGTGGAGCTCAACTGGCGCCAGAACAGCGGGGAACTGCGTCCCTCACCCAACCCGGATGCCTACCGGATGGAGTCGCATGAGCGCAGGCTTTTCATCGGTCCCCTCTTCCGCTGGTATCAGCTACTGACACATCGCTGGTACCTCTACCCGGAAGTATCCGTGGGCTACTCACACTATTATGGTGAGACGGAAGAAAGCAGCCGCACACTCACACAACTGCCTGCCAGCACGTCCGCACGAGGGGTCGCGGTGCACGCCGGAGCGGGAATCGGATATTTCATGACACGTCACCTCGTGTTCGACGCCAGTCTCCGCTACATGCGTGCCTGGCGCACAGGCGAGTATGAGGTGCCGGCCCTGCCGGATCGCGATGTCACGATGGATGAATATGATATTGAGCTGCTGTTCGGCTTCCAGGTCATGATTTGA
- a CDS encoding thioredoxin family protein, whose translation MNIYRTIPAMMLFALLFTAQALAGGYEVGDKAADFSLKNIDGSMVSMADYPDAKGFIVIFTCNHCPYSVAYEDRIIALDEKYRPLGYPVIAINPNDPEIQPADSFDAMVERAKQKDFPFPYLFDDGQHVYPKYGATRTPHVFVLQKQSSDLIVRYIGAIDNNYKDADAADERYVASAVDALLAGDKPAVASTKAIGCSIKD comes from the coding sequence ATGAACATATACAGAACCATACCGGCGATGATGCTTTTTGCACTGCTGTTCACCGCGCAGGCCCTGGCCGGGGGATATGAAGTCGGTGACAAAGCTGCGGATTTTTCCCTGAAAAATATCGATGGCAGTATGGTCTCGATGGCCGACTACCCGGATGCCAAGGGCTTCATCGTGATTTTCACCTGCAACCACTGTCCGTATTCCGTTGCCTATGAAGACCGCATCATCGCACTTGACGAGAAATATCGTCCCCTCGGCTACCCGGTCATCGCCATCAATCCCAACGATCCGGAGATACAGCCGGCGGATTCATTCGATGCCATGGTGGAGCGCGCGAAACAGAAAGACTTCCCTTTCCCCTACCTGTTCGATGATGGACAGCATGTGTACCCGAAATACGGGGCAACACGCACACCGCATGTCTTCGTCCTGCAGAAGCAGAGCAGCGATCTCATCGTGCGCTATATCGGCGCCATCGACAACAATTACAAGGATGCGGATGCTGCAGATGAACGTTATGTCGCTTCTGCCGTTGACGCGCTTCTTGCAGGTGACAAACCTGCCGTGGCATCCACCAAGGCGATTGGCTGCAGCATCAAGGACTGA
- a CDS encoding TlpA family protein disulfide reductase, which produces MRPYFAVFLLFLTANAWSQSSSGDPASYLDPDGRNIPVYEGFDTILPELQAPDEGILVINFWATWCAPCVAELPYFEELRSRYPSGQVRVLLVSLDFPKQLEKRLLPFLEKKDIHSSVVVLDDPDANSWIDRVSPEWSGAIPATLILGPGIREFREQSFTRKELFTLVQSLVESLP; this is translated from the coding sequence ATGCGGCCGTATTTCGCCGTTTTCCTCCTGTTTCTCACAGCCAACGCCTGGTCACAATCCAGTTCCGGCGACCCCGCCTCCTACCTCGATCCTGATGGCAGGAATATCCCGGTGTATGAGGGCTTTGATACCATCCTTCCTGAGCTGCAGGCACCGGATGAAGGAATTCTGGTCATCAATTTCTGGGCGACATGGTGCGCACCCTGCGTGGCCGAACTACCCTATTTCGAGGAACTCCGATCCCGGTATCCCTCTGGGCAGGTACGCGTCCTTCTCGTCAGCCTCGACTTCCCGAAGCAACTCGAAAAACGACTGCTTCCCTTTCTCGAAAAAAAGGACATACACAGCAGCGTCGTTGTGCTCGACGACCCGGACGCGAACAGCTGGATAGATCGCGTTTCACCCGAGTGGAGCGGTGCCATTCCCGCCACATTGATTCTCGGTCCCGGTATCAGGGAATTCCGCGAACAATCCTTTACACGCAAAGAACTCTTTACACTTGTACAATCTTTAGTGGAGTCACTCCCATGA
- a CDS encoding NAD(P)/FAD-dependent oxidoreductase, with product MKQLVILGAGTAGTMMLNKMHEMLDGAQWQITIVDQFETHYYQPGFLFIPFGIYTRKDVIKPKRDFFPSGVKVVMSEIERIEREQNRVLLKNNAVLSYDLLIVATGAKVVPEEIEGMKEELWYKQIFDFYTIEGACALGEFFRHWEGGKLVLNVAEMPIKCPVAPLEFVFLADWWFTERGIRDKVDIHYVTPLPGAFTKPRASAILGDFLDKKNIGLTSEFNIGRVDNENHSIVSWDEQEVPFDVLVTIPTNMGDPMVARSEMGNEFNFIPTNNYTLQSEAAENIFVIGDATDLPSSKAGSVAHFQADILTENILSYIEGRPLLGRFDGHANCFIESGFGKGILIDFNYDTEPLPGKFPLPGIGPFSLLEETEMNHYGKIMFRWMYWNFLLRGKELPIESHMSMAGKRM from the coding sequence ATGAAACAGCTTGTAATCCTCGGCGCCGGTACCGCTGGCACCATGATGCTCAATAAAATGCACGAAATGCTCGATGGTGCCCAGTGGCAGATCACCATCGTTGACCAGTTCGAGACCCATTATTATCAGCCCGGATTCCTGTTCATCCCATTTGGGATTTACACGCGGAAGGATGTCATCAAGCCCAAACGGGATTTCTTTCCGTCTGGCGTCAAGGTTGTGATGTCCGAAATTGAGCGAATCGAACGGGAACAGAACCGGGTATTGCTCAAAAACAACGCTGTTCTCTCATACGATTTACTGATTGTAGCGACAGGAGCGAAAGTTGTACCCGAGGAAATCGAAGGGATGAAGGAGGAATTGTGGTACAAGCAGATATTCGATTTCTACACCATTGAAGGGGCCTGCGCGCTGGGTGAGTTTTTCCGGCATTGGGAGGGTGGCAAACTGGTACTGAATGTTGCAGAAATGCCGATCAAATGTCCTGTTGCGCCGCTGGAATTTGTTTTTCTTGCCGATTGGTGGTTTACGGAACGGGGAATCAGGGATAAAGTCGATATCCACTACGTGACCCCGCTTCCGGGTGCGTTTACCAAACCACGGGCATCCGCGATTCTCGGAGATTTCCTGGACAAGAAAAACATTGGCCTGACCTCGGAGTTCAATATTGGAAGAGTGGACAACGAGAATCACAGCATCGTGTCATGGGATGAGCAGGAGGTCCCGTTTGATGTACTCGTTACGATCCCTACGAATATGGGGGATCCCATGGTTGCCCGCTCCGAAATGGGAAATGAATTCAATTTTATTCCAACGAACAACTACACCCTGCAGTCGGAGGCGGCGGAGAATATCTTTGTGATCGGTGATGCAACCGATCTGCCCAGCTCGAAGGCGGGATCTGTTGCCCACTTCCAGGCAGATATCCTGACAGAGAATATTCTGAGCTATATCGAGGGCAGGCCTCTCCTCGGACGTTTTGACGGGCATGCCAACTGCTTCATTGAATCGGGCTTTGGGAAAGGAATTCTTATCGATTTCAATTACGACACGGAACCCCTGCCCGGGAAGTTTCCGCTTCCTGGTATCGGACCGTTCTCGCTCCTGGAGGAGACGGAAATGAATCACTATGGAAAAATCATGTTCCGCTGGATGTACTGGAATTTCCTGTTGCGCGGAAAGGAGCTTCCCATAGAATCCCACATGTCCATGGCAGGCAAGAGGATGTGA
- a CDS encoding DUF1641 domain-containing protein, giving the protein MNEIKLQEQIDEINSKLDIVITELAHQQRHRREMEDLKDDLMRVGRDLYKSTVEELEEIHDEVSTGDMAHLGKKLLRNVNNITRSFEQLESVKGFVEDFAPVSRQLSIDLMRRLHEMDQKGYFEFLRELSRMTDTVVTSFSAEDVKQLGDNIVTILNTIKSLTQPDMLQAVNNALVVYKKLDITIDEKVSLTTLVREINSPEVKRGIAFMLEFLKNLANTPHDPAANPPTTLT; this is encoded by the coding sequence ATGAACGAAATAAAACTGCAGGAACAGATCGATGAGATTAACTCCAAGCTTGATATCGTCATCACCGAACTCGCGCATCAGCAGCGGCATCGTCGGGAGATGGAGGACCTGAAGGATGATCTGATGCGGGTCGGCAGGGATCTCTACAAGAGCACGGTGGAGGAACTCGAGGAGATTCACGACGAGGTCAGTACCGGAGATATGGCGCATCTCGGTAAAAAACTGCTTCGGAATGTGAACAACATCACCCGGTCTTTCGAGCAACTCGAAAGTGTGAAAGGTTTTGTTGAAGATTTCGCTCCCGTTTCCCGCCAGCTTTCGATTGACCTCATGCGCCGACTGCATGAGATGGATCAGAAGGGGTACTTCGAATTCTTGCGTGAATTGTCTCGCATGACGGATACCGTCGTCACAAGCTTTTCTGCCGAGGACGTCAAACAACTCGGGGACAACATCGTGACCATTCTGAATACGATCAAAAGTTTGACCCAACCGGACATGCTGCAGGCCGTGAACAATGCGCTTGTGGTTTACAAAAAGCTGGACATCACGATTGATGAGAAAGTATCTCTCACAACTCTTGTGCGTGAAATCAATTCCCCTGAAGTCAAGCGGGGTATTGCATTCATGCTGGAGTTTCTCAAGAACCTCGCAAACACGCCGCATGACCCAGCGGCAAACCCGCCCACCACATTAACATAA
- a CDS encoding TusE/DsrC/DsvC family sulfur relay protein, with translation METRDLAGKSIAFDDDGHIANREDWDKDVAQALAEEEGVGNLTDRHWIVIDFMRQEFEAKGDAPSIRKLTKESGVNTKELYQLFPKGPAKKAAKIAGLPKPKGCI, from the coding sequence ATGGAGACTCGTGATCTGGCCGGAAAGTCGATAGCTTTCGATGATGATGGCCACATTGCAAATCGGGAGGACTGGGATAAAGACGTCGCACAGGCGCTAGCGGAAGAGGAGGGTGTCGGGAACCTGACGGATCGCCACTGGATCGTCATTGACTTCATGCGCCAGGAGTTCGAGGCTAAGGGGGATGCCCCTTCGATTCGAAAGCTGACAAAGGAAAGCGGTGTCAATACCAAGGAGCTGTACCAGCTTTTTCCGAAAGGACCAGCGAAAAAAGCCGCGAAGATAGCTGGCTTGCCGAAACCGAAGGGCTGCATCTAA
- a CDS encoding DsrE/DsrF/DrsH-like family protein, translated as MAEPIEKVSIVVSRGSLEGVYPGLIMANGARMEGIEATLFFTFFGLDAIIDKRLDNLKVATVGNPAMHIPTLLGSIPGMSAFATSKMKKEMETLDIPPVREFLEMIHDAGGEMYACKATVDMFHLTKDDFCPQVDDIISVGQFYEMSGNAQIIFT; from the coding sequence ATGGCTGAACCCATCGAAAAAGTATCCATAGTGGTATCACGTGGTTCCCTGGAAGGAGTGTACCCCGGACTGATTATGGCAAATGGTGCGAGGATGGAGGGTATCGAGGCAACGTTGTTTTTTACCTTTTTCGGTCTCGATGCGATCATCGATAAACGTCTGGATAATCTGAAGGTGGCGACTGTAGGAAACCCGGCCATGCATATCCCGACGCTTCTCGGTTCCATTCCCGGCATGTCTGCATTTGCGACCTCCAAGATGAAAAAGGAAATGGAAACACTCGACATTCCTCCTGTTCGTGAATTTTTGGAAATGATACACGACGCCGGAGGAGAGATGTATGCATGCAAAGCCACCGTTGATATGTTCCACCTGACGAAAGACGATTTTTGTCCCCAGGTCGATGATATCATCAGTGTCGGACAGTTTTACGAGATGTCAGGTAATGCCCAGATTATTTTTACATGA